One segment of Panicum virgatum strain AP13 chromosome 1K, P.virgatum_v5, whole genome shotgun sequence DNA contains the following:
- the LOC120647786 gene encoding uncharacterized protein C10orf95-like gives MRSREGSSSPCSSGSAAIVARRRLSDRRSGSPLPIRAIILISAGRGAGRLPVATASAVVDPPVAEPPAACPPPVAASCAACRGPSSRRGLAAARSSPPSDPRRRPPPPPVVASLRPRASARLHSLPPARSPDHGRPPGVGCLSSSVLLLPPVGAPPGAAGHGHLRPAVRPSRISSSPLVACRPWQHVLCTACPSIRIVAQRPSALPGRVRAASSSVCWPPLRPPLVPSRGRSSPHLHQPPLVSRHPCHHPTLLPGCLLARASFCSRCCHAGPHFGLLPAGGPVEEGAQL, from the coding sequence ATGCGCTCGCGGGAGGGGAGCAGCAGCCCCTGCTCGTCTGGATCCGCTGCCAtcgtcgcgcgccgccgcctgtctGACCGCCGTTCCGGCTCTCCACTGCCCATCCGCGCCATCATACTCATCTCCGCCGGTCGCGGAGCTGGCCGTCTGCCCGTCGCAACGGCCTCCGCCGTCGTGGATCCGCCCGTTGcggagccgccggccgcctgtcCACCTCCCGTCGCGGCCTCCTGCGCCGCCTGTCGTGGACCGTCCTCCCGTCGTGGcttagcagcagcaagatcTTCACCGCCGTCGGATCCGCGCCGtcgtcctccaccgccgcccgtcGTGGCCTCCCTCCGCCCGCGCGCGTCTGCGCGCCTCCATTCGCTGCCGCCTGCGCGTTCGCCCGACCACGGCCGTCCGCCGGGCGTCGGCTGCCTGTCGTCGTCGGTCCTCCTCTTGCCGCCCGTCGGGGCTCCTcctggcgccgccggccacggccaTCTGCGGCCGGCCGTCCGCccgtcgcggatcagctcgtccCCGCTTGTCGCCTGCCGCCCGTGGCAGCACGTCCTCTGCACCGCCTGCCCATCCATCCGCATCGTCGCGCAGCGCCCGTCCGCGCTGCCCGGGCGCGTCcgtgcggcctcctcctccgtctGCTGGCCGCCGTTGCGGCCTCCTCTCGTCCCGTCGCGCGGCCGCTCGTCGCCTCATCTTCATCAACCGCCGCTCGTCAGCCGTCATCCGTGCCACCACCCCACCCTCCTGCCTGGCTGCCTGCTTGCGAGGGCAAGCTTTTGCTCCCGCTGTTGTCATGCTGGGCCTCATTTTGGGTTGTTGCCTGCTGGAGGCCCGGTTGAGGAGGGTGCCCAACTTTAG